The following proteins are co-located in the Deinococcus metallilatus genome:
- the murC gene encoding UDP-N-acetylmuramate--L-alanine ligase — protein sequence MTDSSPRSPEPASRPASPLSRPPHYHLMGIGGIGVSAFARLLAARGVRVSGCDAHPSELTEQLVREGIPVATGHDPAHVQGIDVLIASEAVPKDHPELVAARTAGVEVRPRMALLDELLRASPSVGVIGTHGKTTTTSMIAVAMQGAGLDPAAFVGGIVPEFGSNARVGAGPFVAEVDESDRGFAALACQTAVFTNAEDDHVGGNQATYWETVEQQHAAFARFVGQARRVLYCADWPGLEGLVTACGERLSYGQAEGADYRAVNLRPDAEGTTFTVTRRHEPLGEARVGLPGTHNVLNALAALAVTDLYGGNFGAAAAALAAFRGPGRRWQRIGELNGALVIDDYAHNATKVAAAVQAARQTGRRVRVVFQPHRYLRTQQSWPRLADALMAADEVLVLDIAAASETPIPGIHATLVSDRMAQGGHTGVRYVPDRAEVVRYLRETASAGDVIVTMGAGDVWKLSRELAGVGA from the coding sequence ATGACTGACTCTTCCCCCCGCTCACCCGAACCGGCCTCCCGCCCGGCCTCTCCCCTTTCCCGGCCGCCGCACTATCACCTGATGGGCATCGGCGGTATCGGCGTGAGCGCCTTTGCCCGGCTGCTCGCGGCGCGTGGCGTCCGGGTCAGCGGTTGCGACGCGCATCCCTCCGAACTCACCGAGCAACTCGTGCGGGAGGGCATTCCGGTCGCCACCGGCCACGACCCGGCCCACGTGCAGGGCATAGACGTGCTGATCGCGTCCGAAGCCGTGCCCAAGGATCACCCCGAACTCGTGGCGGCGCGGACGGCCGGGGTGGAGGTCCGCCCCCGGATGGCGCTGCTGGACGAGCTGCTGCGGGCCTCCCCCTCGGTGGGCGTGATCGGCACCCACGGCAAGACCACCACCACCTCGATGATCGCGGTGGCGATGCAGGGCGCGGGCCTGGACCCGGCCGCCTTCGTGGGCGGCATCGTGCCGGAGTTCGGCAGCAATGCCCGCGTCGGCGCGGGGCCGTTCGTGGCCGAGGTGGACGAGTCCGACCGGGGCTTCGCGGCCCTCGCGTGCCAGACAGCGGTCTTTACCAATGCCGAGGACGACCACGTGGGCGGCAACCAGGCGACGTACTGGGAGACGGTGGAGCAGCAGCACGCGGCCTTCGCCCGCTTCGTGGGGCAGGCCCGGCGGGTGCTGTACTGCGCGGACTGGCCGGGGCTGGAAGGCCTGGTCACGGCCTGCGGCGAGCGTCTGAGCTACGGCCAGGCCGAGGGGGCCGACTACCGCGCGGTGAACCTGCGGCCCGACGCGGAAGGCACGACCTTCACCGTCACGCGCCGCCACGAACCGCTGGGCGAGGCGCGCGTCGGCCTGCCGGGAACACACAACGTCCTGAACGCGCTGGCCGCCCTGGCCGTGACGGACCTCTACGGCGGGAACTTCGGGGCCGCCGCCGCCGCGCTCGCCGCCTTCCGGGGGCCGGGCCGCCGCTGGCAGCGTATCGGGGAACTGAACGGGGCGCTGGTCATCGACGACTACGCGCACAACGCCACCAAGGTCGCGGCGGCGGTGCAGGCCGCCCGGCAGACCGGCCGCCGCGTGCGGGTGGTGTTCCAGCCCCACCGTTACCTCCGCACCCAGCAGTCCTGGCCCCGCCTGGCCGACGCCCTGATGGCCGCCGACGAGGTGCTGGTGCTGGACATCGCCGCCGCCTCCGAAACGCCGATCCCCGGCATCCACGCCACGCTGGTCAGTGACCGGATGGCCCAGGGCGGCCACACCGGCGTCCGGTACGTGCCCGACCGTGCGGAAGTCGTGCGGTATCTGCGCGAGACGGCCTCTGCGGGTGACGTGATTGTGACGATGGGCGCGGGCGACGTGTGGAAACTCTCGCGCGAGCTGGCCGGGGTGGGCGCGTGA
- the murG gene encoding undecaprenyldiphospho-muramoylpentapeptide beta-N-acetylglucosaminyltransferase encodes MSLVVMATGGTGGHIYPAVATARELMARGHQAVLLGQRGGMEERVAAEQNLAFEGVDAGKLARSGQGRPDPRELLRAVRGVAEARAFLKDAQPGAVVGFGGFASLPGVLAAQSLGLPTVLHEQNARLGLTQRLAVGRARAVGTAYPHVIGLPAGKATLVGMPVREERLPRAEALTRLGLQDGPLTLLVMGGSQGSLALNNAVPEILRGVFGTAGRSPEGPVQVLHSTGPRWLEEVAPRVADLPWYHAAGYVDAVAAWAAADLAITRAGTGTLAEAAFHGVPLVMVPLPESAENHQFHNALSVQEAGAGRVVEQANVSGALGGAVLECAASGTRAAMREAALGRSPAGAAGRFADLVERYLR; translated from the coding sequence ATGAGTCTGGTCGTGATGGCAACGGGAGGCACGGGGGGACATATCTATCCGGCGGTCGCTACCGCACGCGAGCTGATGGCGCGCGGGCATCAGGCCGTGCTGCTGGGGCAGCGGGGCGGGATGGAGGAACGGGTGGCCGCCGAGCAGAACCTCGCCTTCGAGGGGGTGGACGCCGGGAAGCTCGCCCGCAGCGGGCAGGGCCGCCCCGACCCCCGCGAACTGCTGCGGGCCGTGCGGGGCGTGGCGGAGGCACGGGCCTTTCTCAAGGATGCCCAACCCGGCGCGGTGGTGGGCTTCGGGGGCTTTGCCAGCCTGCCGGGGGTGCTCGCCGCGCAGAGCCTGGGCCTGCCGACCGTGCTGCACGAGCAGAACGCCCGCCTGGGGCTGACGCAGCGCCTGGCGGTGGGGCGGGCGCGGGCGGTGGGGACGGCCTATCCCCACGTGATCGGCCTGCCCGCGGGCAAGGCCACGCTGGTCGGGATGCCCGTGCGGGAGGAGCGCCTGCCGCGCGCGGAAGCCCTGACGCGCCTGGGGTTGCAGGACGGTCCGCTGACCCTGCTGGTCATGGGCGGCTCGCAGGGGTCGCTGGCGCTGAACAACGCGGTGCCCGAGATTCTGCGGGGGGTCTTCGGAACGGCGGGCCGCTCGCCGGAAGGCCCCGTCCAGGTGCTGCACTCCACCGGGCCGCGCTGGCTGGAGGAGGTGGCGCCCCGGGTGGCCGATCTGCCCTGGTACCACGCGGCCGGGTACGTGGACGCGGTGGCGGCGTGGGCGGCCGCCGACCTGGCGATCACCCGCGCGGGCACGGGCACGCTGGCCGAGGCGGCCTTTCACGGCGTCCCGCTGGTGATGGTGCCGCTGCCCGAATCGGCCGAGAACCACCAGTTCCACAACGCGCTCAGCGTGCAGGAGGCGGGAGCCGGACGGGTGGTGGAGCAGGCGAATGTAAGCGGGGCACTCGGCGGGGCGGTGCTAGAGTGTGCGGCGTCGGGCACGCGCGCGGCGATGCGGGAGGCGGCCCTGGGGCGCTCGCCTGCGGGTGCAGCGGGCCGTTTTGCCGACCTCGTGGAGCGGTACCTGCGCTGA
- a CDS encoding AIM24 family protein codes for MTNTDGSYSLRDFLAQTAERDNPGEVFELESSKMLEVKVSGRIWSKLGAMVAYKGNLSFKREGTLEGGLMKALKRAVSQEMSPLAKIEGRGVAYLADQGKEIQILRLAGDSLNVNGNDLLAFEDSVNYDITMHRRVAGMAAGGLFSVRLQGSGLVAILSHGKPLTLRVTPHEPIFTDPNATVAWSGNLQPQLRMDASLRSIFGRGGGETYQMVFQGDGFVVVQPYEEFEQGLGGGENHGGGVGRSIGDLFD; via the coding sequence ATGACCAATACCGACGGCAGTTACAGTCTCCGCGATTTCCTGGCCCAGACCGCCGAGCGGGACAACCCCGGCGAGGTGTTCGAGCTGGAGAGCAGCAAGATGCTGGAAGTGAAGGTCAGTGGCCGCATCTGGAGCAAGCTGGGCGCGATGGTGGCCTACAAGGGCAACCTTTCCTTCAAGCGCGAGGGCACGCTGGAAGGCGGGCTGATGAAGGCCCTCAAGCGGGCGGTGAGCCAGGAGATGAGTCCACTCGCCAAGATCGAGGGCCGGGGCGTGGCCTACCTGGCTGACCAGGGCAAGGAAATCCAGATTCTGCGCCTCGCGGGTGACAGCCTGAACGTGAACGGCAACGACCTGCTGGCCTTCGAGGACAGCGTGAACTACGACATCACGATGCACCGCCGCGTGGCGGGCATGGCGGCGGGCGGCCTCTTCAGTGTGCGGCTCCAGGGGAGCGGGCTGGTGGCGATCCTCAGCCACGGCAAGCCGCTGACGCTGCGGGTCACGCCGCACGAGCCGATTTTCACCGACCCCAACGCCACGGTCGCCTGGAGCGGGAACCTCCAGCCCCAGCTCCGCATGGACGCCAGCCTGCGGAGCATCTTCGGTCGCGGCGGCGGCGAGACGTATCAGATGGTCTTCCAGGGGGACGGCTTCGTGGTCGTCCAGCCCTACGAGGAGTTCGAGCAGGGCCTGGGCGGCGGGGAGAACCACGGGGGCGGCGTGGGGCGCAGCATCGGGGACCTGTTCGACTGA
- a CDS encoding nitroreductase family protein — MSSAPSSLPAPLDLLTAVRERRTVDLARLKPDPIPHAVLLTLLEAANWAPTHGRTEPWRFVVFTGEGRLRLAEVLAGSLARLKGEEQPDPEVLRTQQARQRLAPVWIAVAAEPAEQPRMPLHEEQWAVACAVQTLMLAARSLGIASKWITNAPSLHPHTREALGFGERASMMGLVYLGYPQGEWPAGERRPIEDKVRWVEGAARGGTDGRAG, encoded by the coding sequence ATGTCTTCTGCACCGTCTTCTCTGCCCGCCCCGCTCGACCTGCTGACAGCGGTTCGTGAACGCCGCACCGTGGACCTGGCCCGGCTGAAGCCCGATCCCATCCCCCACGCCGTCCTGCTGACGCTGCTGGAGGCCGCCAACTGGGCCCCCACCCATGGGAGGACCGAACCCTGGCGCTTCGTGGTCTTTACCGGGGAGGGCCGCCTGCGGCTGGCCGAGGTGCTGGCCGGGTCGCTGGCCCGCCTGAAGGGGGAAGAGCAACCCGACCCCGAAGTCCTGCGGACCCAGCAGGCGCGGCAGAGGCTGGCCCCGGTGTGGATTGCCGTGGCCGCAGAACCCGCCGAGCAGCCCCGGATGCCGCTGCACGAGGAGCAGTGGGCGGTGGCCTGCGCCGTGCAGACGCTGATGCTGGCGGCCCGGTCGCTGGGCATCGCCAGCAAGTGGATCACCAACGCGCCCAGCCTGCATCCGCACACCCGTGAGGCGCTGGGGTTCGGGGAGCGGGCCAGCATGATGGGGCTGGTGTATCTGGGCTATCCGCAGGGTGAGTGGCCTGCCGGGGAACGCCGTCCCATCGAGGACAAGGTGCGCTGGGTGGAGGGCGCGGCGCGGGGAGGGACCGACGGAAGGGCGGGTTAA
- the rpoD gene encoding RNA polymerase sigma factor RpoD, producing MAEPTRARARSKATAPTPQVSGAPVTEDAPQESKIKTPTKPRPRTSPRAAKAEAAAPVTPDEAAVTDAPAKEAAPKKAAPKKAAPKKTAEASGAEEAAPAAPAKKAAAKAAPAKPAKAAGPADKPYYAHPSIQEMLKAGRAAGVLSSEEIAAALSVALEANGLDPESAEAFEDMQLYLAGQGIEVQDLDEEDEEEDIEEEGEGAAPGAAAADDEEEKYFDDMPRAVSNDPVRQYLHEIGRVPLLTLEEEIALARRIEEGEEARRALEETGDDLDDRARRRLMRQMEDGAAARQGLIEANLRLVVSIAKKYTGRGLGFLDLIQEGNQGLIRAVEKFEYRRRYKFSTYATWWIRQAINRAIADQARTIRIPVHMVETINKLTRTARQLQQELSREATYEEIAEAMGPGWDANKVEEVQKVSQEPVSLETPIGDEKDSFYGDFIPDENLDSPVDNAAKTLLSEELEKALSKLTEREALVLKFRKGLVDGREHTLEEVGQRFNVTRERIRQIENKALRKLKYHESRTRKLRDFLD from the coding sequence ATGGCAGAACCCACCAGAGCACGCGCCCGCAGCAAGGCCACCGCGCCCACGCCTCAGGTGTCGGGTGCCCCCGTGACCGAGGACGCCCCCCAGGAGAGCAAGATCAAGACCCCCACCAAGCCCCGCCCCCGCACGTCGCCCCGCGCCGCCAAGGCCGAGGCCGCTGCTCCGGTCACCCCCGATGAGGCCGCCGTGACCGACGCGCCCGCCAAGGAAGCCGCGCCCAAGAAGGCCGCCCCGAAGAAGGCCGCACCCAAGAAAACGGCCGAGGCCAGCGGCGCAGAAGAGGCCGCCCCGGCCGCGCCCGCCAAAAAAGCCGCGGCCAAGGCGGCTCCGGCCAAACCCGCCAAGGCCGCCGGTCCCGCCGACAAGCCGTACTACGCGCACCCCAGCATTCAGGAGATGCTGAAGGCGGGCCGCGCGGCGGGCGTGCTGTCGAGCGAGGAGATCGCGGCGGCGCTGTCGGTCGCGCTGGAGGCGAACGGGCTGGACCCCGAGAGCGCCGAGGCCTTCGAGGACATGCAGCTCTACCTCGCCGGACAGGGGATCGAGGTGCAGGACCTCGACGAGGAGGACGAGGAAGAGGACATCGAGGAGGAGGGGGAAGGCGCCGCCCCCGGCGCGGCCGCTGCGGACGACGAGGAGGAGAAGTACTTCGACGACATGCCGCGCGCCGTGTCCAACGACCCGGTCCGGCAGTACCTCCACGAGATCGGCCGGGTGCCGCTGCTCACCCTCGAAGAGGAGATCGCCCTCGCCCGCCGCATCGAGGAAGGCGAGGAGGCCCGCCGGGCGCTGGAGGAGACGGGCGACGACCTGGACGACCGCGCCCGCCGCCGCCTGATGCGCCAGATGGAAGACGGGGCCGCCGCCCGCCAGGGGTTGATCGAGGCCAACCTGCGCCTGGTCGTCTCCATCGCCAAGAAGTACACCGGGCGCGGCCTGGGCTTCCTCGACCTGATTCAGGAAGGCAACCAGGGCCTGATCCGCGCGGTCGAGAAGTTCGAGTACCGCCGCCGCTACAAGTTCAGCACCTACGCGACGTGGTGGATTCGTCAGGCCATCAACCGCGCGATTGCCGACCAGGCCCGCACCATCCGCATCCCGGTCCACATGGTCGAGACGATCAACAAGCTGACCCGCACCGCCCGCCAGCTCCAGCAGGAACTCAGCCGCGAGGCCACCTACGAGGAGATCGCCGAGGCGATGGGCCCCGGCTGGGACGCCAACAAGGTCGAGGAGGTGCAGAAGGTCAGCCAGGAACCGGTGTCGCTCGAAACCCCCATCGGTGACGAGAAGGACTCCTTCTACGGCGACTTCATCCCCGACGAGAACCTCGATTCCCCAGTGGACAACGCCGCCAAGACCCTGCTCTCCGAGGAACTGGAAAAGGCCCTCTCCAAGCTCACCGAGCGCGAGGCCCTGGTCCTGAAGTTCCGCAAGGGCCTGGTGGACGGCCGCGAACACACCCTGGAGGAAGTCGGCCAGCGTTTCAACGTGACCCGCGAGCGCATCCGCCAGATCGAGAACAAGGCGCTGCGCAAGCTCAAGTACCACGAGAGCCGCACCCGCAAGCTGCGCGACTTCCTCGACTGA
- a CDS encoding DUF4129 domain-containing protein — MPSPAASPTRPRPRWADRSWLLVLVPLAGLAWLPWWSVLGLMLALAITHGEGEARSVRVPLLLLGGGLGLALLLPGMRGPEGALAFTQMFGRVMGGTALVYLASSALDGGRVGWGTVWLGVLLLLGSVLPGEGPPLVLAVGLLALVLALLGAVGAENRPFLRLGGSGRALLGVAGLALVGAVLVGLLAFAWQGRPAPPSLAVPPPVTTRGPGAGTAVRPASPPASVARPRARPAPTPQAAPSLGTDLPLLGGLFLMLALLLLFLRGRAERWRAGVRPRWWELLAAAGLLVAALLGIAFVFAAPGSGMGGGLGGAAGPGGATGPLSELAQDPLSRLGARVLWWLSLISFVVLTVLAGAVVWLALKLHPDPAGEAGEADPAPVPAPTPPEALHRVRLAYRAALTSLAEAGLGRGGSETPAEHAGRAVRELPSLAAPLGTLVAAYAPVRYGGRVTDEDADAAERAARDVAQLTAGVRLKRDEPESETP, encoded by the coding sequence GTGCCCTCTCCCGCTGCCTCCCCCACGCGGCCCCGGCCCCGGTGGGCGGACCGCTCCTGGCTGCTGGTGCTCGTCCCGCTGGCGGGCCTGGCCTGGCTGCCCTGGTGGTCGGTGCTGGGGCTGATGCTGGCGCTGGCGATCACGCACGGGGAAGGGGAGGCGCGCTCGGTGCGGGTGCCGCTGCTCCTGCTGGGCGGTGGCCTGGGCCTGGCGTTGCTGCTGCCCGGAATGCGGGGGCCGGAGGGGGCGCTGGCCTTCACGCAGATGTTCGGAAGGGTGATGGGCGGGACGGCGCTGGTGTACCTGGCGTCGTCGGCGCTGGACGGGGGGCGCGTGGGGTGGGGAACCGTCTGGCTCGGCGTCCTGCTGCTGCTGGGGAGTGTGCTGCCGGGCGAGGGGCCGCCTCTGGTGCTGGCCGTGGGCCTGCTCGCGCTGGTGCTGGCGCTGCTGGGGGCGGTGGGCGCCGAGAACCGCCCGTTCTTGCGGTTGGGCGGGAGTGGGCGGGCGCTGCTGGGCGTGGCGGGGCTGGCACTGGTGGGCGCGGTTCTGGTGGGCCTTCTGGCCTTTGCCTGGCAGGGCCGCCCCGCGCCTCCGTCTCTGGCGGTGCCCCCGCCGGTCACTACGCGGGGGCCCGGGGCAGGCACGGCGGTGCGGCCTGCCTCTCCGCCCGCTTCTGTGGCACGTCCGCGTGCCAGACCGGCACCGACTCCGCAGGCGGCCCCGTCGCTGGGCACCGACCTGCCCCTGCTGGGCGGCCTGTTTCTGATGCTGGCGCTACTGCTCCTGTTCCTGCGTGGGCGGGCCGAGCGGTGGCGCGCGGGGGTGCGCCCGCGGTGGTGGGAGCTGCTGGCGGCAGCGGGTCTGCTGGTCGCGGCCCTGCTGGGCATCGCCTTTGTCTTCGCGGCACCTGGGAGCGGCATGGGTGGTGGGCTAGGGGGGGCGGCAGGCCCCGGCGGAGCCACCGGGCCGCTCAGCGAGCTGGCACAGGACCCCCTTTCCCGCCTGGGTGCGCGGGTGCTGTGGTGGCTGAGCCTGATCTCCTTCGTCGTCCTGACCGTGCTGGCGGGGGCGGTGGTCTGGCTGGCCCTGAAACTGCACCCCGATCCAGCGGGGGAGGCGGGGGAAGCCGACCCCGCGCCAGTTCCCGCGCCCACCCCGCCCGAGGCCCTGCACCGCGTCCGCCTGGCCTACCGCGCCGCCCTGACCTCGCTCGCGGAGGCAGGGTTGGGGCGCGGCGGGTCGGAAACACCCGCCGAACACGCGGGCCGCGCCGTGCGCGAGCTGCCCTCCCTGGCTGCGCCCTTGGGCACCCTGGTCGCCGCCTACGCCCCCGTGCGCTACGGCGGGCGCGTCACCGACGAGGACGCCGACGCCGCCGAGCGGGCCGCGCGGGACGTGGCGCAGCTCACGGCGGGCGTGCGGCTGAAGCGTGATGAACCGGAAAGCGAGACACCATGA
- a CDS encoding AAA family ATPase — protein sequence MTNRSVEVASVQTYAARVLENVAHVLVGKEAVTRLALAGILAGGHLLLEDAPGTGKTMLARALAASLGLGFRRVQFTPDLLPSDVTGVSVYRPASGEFEFVPGPIFTGLLLADEINRATPKTQSALLEAMGEGQVTESGVTHVLPPPFVVIATQNPIEHEGTYRLPEAQLDRFLLKLSVGYPTLEEEVRMLDRLQGAHPIDTLGPVATPADLLAARAAVRAVRVSDDLRRYMAALSARTRSHPQVALGGGPRASLALQGVAQALAALSGRAFVLPDDVKAAAPGVLAHRLTLRIEARLAGTRPEEVVADVLRQEPVPAEPLPAGATL from the coding sequence ATGACGAACCGAAGTGTAGAGGTGGCAAGCGTGCAGACCTACGCCGCGCGCGTGCTGGAGAATGTCGCCCACGTGCTGGTCGGCAAGGAGGCCGTGACCCGGCTCGCGCTCGCGGGCATCCTGGCGGGCGGGCACCTGCTGCTGGAGGACGCGCCCGGCACCGGCAAGACCATGCTGGCCCGCGCGCTGGCCGCCAGCCTGGGCCTGGGCTTTCGCCGCGTGCAGTTCACGCCGGACCTGCTCCCCAGCGACGTGACCGGCGTGAGCGTGTACCGCCCGGCCAGCGGCGAGTTCGAGTTCGTGCCGGGGCCGATCTTCACGGGCCTGTTGCTGGCCGACGAGATCAACCGCGCCACGCCCAAGACGCAGTCGGCCTTGCTGGAGGCGATGGGGGAGGGGCAGGTCACCGAGTCGGGCGTCACCCACGTCCTGCCGCCGCCCTTCGTGGTGATCGCCACCCAGAACCCCATCGAGCACGAGGGCACCTACCGCCTGCCTGAAGCGCAGCTCGACCGCTTCCTGCTGAAGCTCTCGGTGGGGTATCCCACGCTGGAGGAGGAAGTGCGGATGCTGGACCGCCTCCAGGGGGCGCACCCGATTGACACGCTCGGTCCGGTCGCCACCCCCGCCGACCTGCTGGCGGCCCGCGCGGCGGTGCGGGCCGTACGAGTCTCGGACGACCTGCGGCGTTACATGGCCGCCCTGAGCGCCCGGACCCGTTCACATCCGCAGGTGGCGCTGGGCGGCGGTCCGCGCGCCAGCCTCGCGCTTCAGGGGGTCGCGCAGGCGCTCGCGGCGCTCTCCGGGCGCGCGTTCGTGCTGCCCGACGACGTGAAGGCCGCCGCCCCGGGCGTCCTCGCGCACCGCCTGACCCTGCGCATCGAGGCCCGGCTGGCGGGCACCCGCCCCGAGGAGGTCGTCGCGGATGTGCTGCGGCAGGAACCGGTGCCCGCCGAACCCCTCCCTGCCGGGGCGACCCTCTGA